The Castanea sativa cultivar Marrone di Chiusa Pesio chromosome 4, ASM4071231v1 sequence AGTAGGCATTAATTACATagataccaaaaaaaatgaGGAGTGATGAGTTACAAATGATGATATAACAActcattgttttttaaaatagaaaatacaacCCATTAAATTgtagttctttttttaaaaaattattctattttataactaaacttaTCACACGTGCTTTGTTCATGCAatatactcttttttatttatttgtttttttggtttagtgttataatgtttaaaagtgatatataaataaccgtgtgtattttttttttaaagaatgaggTAAGGTAAtgtgaaataatatttaaaaataagataaagaaCCGTAAGAAGTTGAAACCCAAAGagacatttgaatttattgattgGGATAAGAATtgtgataaataaaaaaatttgagttttgaacaaaaaaaagatgatataCATTAGTGTGGATAGATGAGAATTTGTGATAATTGTATAGAatttggataacaaaaattttggaatgttttaaagaattaaaaaaaaaaataaccataGAAATTTCGGGATAAGAATGAATACATGAggtagtgggttttttttttttttgaagtaattttgtgtgtgtgtgtgtgtataaagataattgaagtatttgaattcaaatagactagcctcatcacaccaGCTTCGCGCGTGtaatgaggctttttttttaattgtcctattttgtagaaaaaaaatgtgtttttttattttatatatataatttttattttaaaaatctaatttataagtggataaagtaatttaaaaattaacaagagagtagtcctattttttagaaaatatttttgtgggAGTCAGAGCTGCATTTTTACCGGagtgtcctttagttttgtctctacttaaacataagggtgtaaaggtatttttgaactaaaaaatgagaaattcaaacaggagaagccctttaaataatagtatagataaccAATACAAATAGGAATTAGACCTTTGAATACAAATGAGTGATGAAAataacggttttttttttcttttgtacatGAGATAGTATTActgttttaacatttttttgctttttgtagggaaaaaaattaaactaaagggtatgttatttcaaaatttgtatgagaatattttaatacgccaaaaattgaagacaaaataagaaaatcatattattaatagtttagaTTATGTTGTTCATTATCAAATGGTCAAATGTGAATAGTaaattgcaatatatatatatatatatatatatatattaataattaacaTACCAttaattttaggattaaatatACTGCCACATGTCAGATGTGATGTGTTATGGGCAAATCCAATGATGTCTGCAacaaatatagtttttttttttcttttttttgagaaagtgcAACAAATATAGTTGATTAAGTAATTTGaaacataattatttttaaaaagaaaattgagactTTTTAGGCTACCTGTCAAAAGGTCtattttcctctattttacttGTAGGCTGataactatctttttctttgtaagGATCTACTCGAAAATTGGACACTGAATATAACTGTACTTCTTGTAGTTGTGGCCTGAACTTCTTCACACTGATTTTTTGACTTGTAGCATGTATAGTATCATCCTACTAGTTAAGTAAGTAATTTGTTAGTCAAATCTAACTTGATTAGTTCAAGATTTTTTCAGTTGACAGCTTCCCACATTCTAGAATTTCTAACCTAATTAGTTCaagttatttttgaaattgataaTATAGTCATTAGTTAGACTTGATTGAGTTGAActatttttagaacaaaaatagccctaataaaaattcaacGATGTACATAACTAagtatttctaaaattttcaaccatCTTCGTTCATCTTATGAAACAGAAGTATATAATATACATACCTTGTACATAaggaaaatttgtttttccaaTATCTTGTAGTTGGAAGCTCTGTCTCTATTGTTATAAAGTACATTCTCTTGCTAGTTGTAATTTGTATGGTATggttatcaataaaaaatagacaACATACTCGTCTTAAATAGTTGTAGATTTGGTTACGTTAGTGGAAtgtgaaaggttttttttttccctggcTTTTCAAGGGAATATAAAGGCATTTATTTAGTTTGGTCTTAATCAATTAATGATTTGGTTGTAATGGAAGTAATAATggccttattttttaaatttaatgtatTTAGTGGTTAGGTTAGTGGTATGTCAAAGTTTCTAAAAAAGGATATGTGACTTTTTTAATGGtagaaaaataattgttttaattattttattcataaattattttaattatagcatatgaatatataaatgcaaagttaaatgtaaagttaaaaccatCCATGATGAACATGTCTAGTCAATTTTTGTTGTCTATACatattcatcattttctttttaagagattttaaaatttaggaaaagtactttaaaattataggagaaattcaggaaaaaaaaaatagtaatgacAAGGTTGCTGACGTGGCTCAACGAGAGCGTAGCAACATTAAATTCTACGTCTAAGCTTttagatataataataataataatatagatagATTGTAGATAGATAAATGGAGATTCATTTACATATTTAACATAATATTGATTAACCTTTTGCATatctttcattttctcaaaaGTGAAAAACTGTACAATGTTATAAAAGGGAGATAGTAGTTGCAAGAAATAAAACTAAAGAGTAAtagaaattttgtatttaagtgTTCAtccaatttattttcttattgcCGGAAGTACAATAAGTAGTGTTCTCTCGAAAAGTTATATCTCCCATTCTTTACAACAATGCTCTTATTTATAGCCTTTAACTTGCGGTTGGTTTTGACATATTTACTAAATCAAGTGGAATATTATTGGATCATTTTGGTGGCAGTAAGGGCTAAAGTATTACTGCTAAAATCTACGTAATACAAAGCTGAAATTGGCAACAATTTTATTGCAGAGTCCACCTAGCACATGCAGTAAAATCCAGCTAGCAATTATCTCAATTTCCAACAATaaaaagattataatttttttttttgagtatgaATAGTATACTAATAGtcatttgcttttttttatatatataagatttgcttttctttcttaagaGGGTATTTGGACacaactttttgttgaaaacttatTTGCAGAAGAGtatgtactatttttttttattaaaaaaaaaggtgaagtcttaaaaactttacataaataaatatccaaaaagaaataacCCATGCCAAACATAGTAACATACACATAGAAATCTCGCTTTTCACTTAGAGAGAGAGGGGTAGAGGTGAGAAATAGGTTTTTGCTACTTGACCCAAAGAAACCTTATTGGAAGAAAGTCCTAATAAAAGAAAGAGGCAATGAGATGAATTAGTGAATGATGATGTTGAAAATCGTCAATAAGCCATACAATCCTCACAAGCTcaaaacaacacctgcacaacaccGAAAGAAAAGATCTCAAGAGGGTATCGATGTGGTATCGGCTAAAAACCCTCCAAAGGTTAAGTCAAAAAATTGTCACAACTCTAAAGTACCAAAGCTAGGTAAATTATCTGTACCTTGGTGTctgagggttttgggtttttatagtagtggggGAACTGACCTTGGTTCCTTGGCTGAGAGGAACATTTCCTTGTAAagaagatcctcataaatgCACATATTTGACGTgatcctttccatatagagatTTTGTTGACTTGGGTTAAACATGAAGCACAAGTTACTTCCATTTGAGATTCCTTGAGAACCAAGTAAACCATGTAGGTGTCACGTGGTTGTGGCCACCGTCCACCTTAGTGTTCGTCTACCTTCTTGTTCGTCCAACAAGATTAATCCGTTCACTCACTATGTCGTCGCGTTACCTACTTTATTTGTCTGTCACCCTAGTGCAGCCGCCCAAAGTTGTTTCTGTAAAATTTGACTGTCCATCTCAATTTTATCCACTTCAACGAACAAGGATAATCATACCCACATTTTATGTAGGTCTAAATGGTAGAAATCTACTCTATACTTATACTTTGTCATGCTCATCAAAAATACATCTCACATAAACAAGACTGTGACATACTTAGATTTctatgaaaatttcaatttgcaaaatgaaaaattcaGTTCCACATAACCACCACATGAATGAACTGgttgcttttaaatttttaatcctCAAAGTTCTAGCTGGGTGGGTCCCTCCTCTGTGGTGTATTTTTGGGCTTATACAGGTCGAATGGGCAGTTAGGGGTGTTAATTCAGGttagcgtgtcgggttcgtgtcatgtCGAGCTATgggtattcgactaaatggcTCAACCCTAACTTGATTCatttaataatcatgtcatGATCTTTCAACTCTAACCTGACTTGTTAACAATGCAGATTGacttgacccaacccatttgacacgcttaataaaAGAATTGTGTTGAGTTGACATGAATGCAACACAATCCATTTCAACTTGCATAATATTTAATGTACCATCCatctagaaatatatatatatatatatatatttattttttttttttatatcccaAAAGTAGTGTATACACTTAAAGTCTTCAatccacattcaaaataatatagttcaacaaaaatataacattcatctaaaaataagttctttacattctaaaagaagtgcatacacttcaaaccaaattcaaaataacataatttaacaaaaataacatagttcaacaaaaatataatatccttggAACTCGCCAAATGCCaagtatcaatattgaaagaaCTGGAGCAAATAGTAGAATAATCCTAACTATGACTACGATTATcatccagagagagagagagagagagcaataacaggtttgagattttgagtttgagaattgggcATGAGACTATAAGATAGTAGAGTGAATAGTACgactgaaattaaaaaataaaataaaataaaatatgatatttataagaaggtttagaggtttagagatttagagtctgtagggtttagagatctagggtttgtaaaatttcaatttccaattatattcCTTGTAAGTtgttgtaattactcactttttttttaatttaaaaaatatgttgaatataaaaggtatttgacaaatctaaaataaaatgaatattatttgttatacgaATTAAACTGATTGTGTTAAATGGGTCATTTTgagttgacacaaataaattgacGTGTCGAACATATCTATTGTGAGTTATGCGAATTAACCTACTTATGACACATTTCTTATCGTGTTGCTTTTGAGTCAACCAGTTTATGGCCCAAATCCATTAAGGCACAACCCTAACCTGCAAAAACTCGTGTCAGATTTGTGTTGTGCTCGTGTGTTGAGCCAAACATTAACACTGGCCAGACTCTATTGGGTAGACTCTGTTTTTCTTGTTCATAAATCATTAGTGCTCTCTCTATATGGGCTTCTTGTAGGACTCCACCTATGAAATTATATTGGGTTAAAATTATCTTGGGCTTGAGCACCAATTTAGCTAGGTGCAAAATTTCCAAATCCGCCTTTCTATTTTAGGGTGGTCCAATGGGCTATTACTAGCCCAAAAGTAATTCTTATGGGTCAAAACAAAAGTCTTATAGTAGATAATGACTTGCATACTGCTTTACTACCCAATAGCTTTCATTGTCACctattgctttttttctttttctttttttttccaaatgaaatttaataaactggaaataaaaagtataaatttttgATAAGTTGACACCCTAAACATATGTGGAATGGGATTTAATAACGAATTTCTCGTATTAATCCCTCACCTGTAGTATTCATGATCGGCCTATTCAATTATGTATTGATTAAAAGGCATGGCAACATAGGTCAAGTGGTGGTCAAcatctaaaaaaacaaacaaaagaaagttaAACATAGAAGTAAAATAAAAGGcttatataacaataaaaattataaataattaccTTGTTAAAAATTTACTAGACTTGAGACTCTTATTGAATTCAACCTCATCCATTGCTATTTGAAGATTAATTGAATATGTAAATCTTAAACCAATTGTAAGTACAAATTAACATTTCTATCGTGTTTGGACACAAAGAACTTCAAAATTGGTCAAACACAACTCTTAGTACTAAAAACTAACTTAAAGGCAATTGTGATACAAGAATATCTAATACATCATGTGCTACTTTCGAGAGAAgacaatatttttattggaattCATCTTTAACCTATTCAAAATACAACATGTAATGACTATTTTCTTCCACTCCATCAAACAAATATCCATCCACCTCTGATTTGCTTTCCATATTACCTTTTCTTTGCCAAATACACCGTATAAATAAATTTCACCATTACATGAGAATGTTGTTCAAGTGTTAAGTGTAATCTCAATATTGTATGGAGGAAAGGAGCTATCTTGACCTTGCCTACTTGAACACCCACCCCACACACACAATAGTGCACATACATACAAACAAGAGCTCTTTCTACTTCACAAACCTCAACTTATACCGCTGGTCTAGcaaaacaacaataaacaaCACAAAATTAAGTTTATCAATGTCCCCCTAATACTTACCaaaatttttcatgcatattcCTTGCCATTATGCtaaaaataggatttttttttttttttgttgatacaaTGTTCATTCAAAAGTAACAAGATTGAAAATTTCAatcttgtcaaaaaaaaaaagaaaagaaaaaaaagaagtgggTCATaaacataaaacacaaaaagatagaggactaaaataaaaattccacgATTGTCCTAACTCCGAAGCCGCCTCCACAGACCACAACGAAAtctctatatatatagcatACACCCTATCAAAAAACGCGTATTCGCAGAAAGAAACACAGAGCCTTCGAAGCTGTGCGTTTTGAGCCATCGCCTTTCTCTCTGTCTTTCCGATTTCGGAGCTCCtccgtttctctctctctctttcattcaaTTTCTCGCTGTATCGCTCGCCGCCGGTAAGGCCTTCGATACCTGTGAATTTCTCAAAGGCGaagctttgaaaaaaaaaaagctcaataTTGATTTCTAGGGTTTCGTTGTTGATCTCATTCAATttagctggaaaaaaaaaatcgaagatttttgttttctctgCCTGATTCTGATATCTGTTATTGAATTTCACCAGTTTTTGGTTctatttttttgtgttaatttcGATATTCAGTTTGTGTTCTCTCTCTATTTTGTGctttattaaagaaaagaaactgAATTGTTGATTttgggattgggattgggattATTAGGGGTGGATTAGAGTTAAagtttgaaaaaagaaattgattttggGGGTTAGGGTTTGGTTGTTCTGTTTTCTGGAATTGTTGAATTGGGGGTTAGGGTTTGGTTGTTTTGTATCCTGGAATTGTTGGAATTGTTGAATTGGGGGTTAGGGTTTGGGGAGTTGGGATTTGATTAGGGATTGTGtgattgttatattttttttgagtttgattaTTGATTGAGAAGAGTTGTGGTTGTGAATCAAATGGCGGCAGGGCAAGTTGATGTTTTGAGAAGGGACTTTTATAAGCATTCCAAAAGACAGAATGATCATTACAGGAATGATCCTCATGGCGCTGGATATGGTCGGGGCCGTGATCATGGTGCTAGACGTAAGAATGGGTACCATTATTCTTCGAGAACTCGTGACTGGGGGTCTAGAAGAGATGGGTTTGGCAGTAGAATCGAGGAGAGAAAGGTGGAAGATTTGTCAAAGGGTGATAAAGTTGCAGGTTATGAAGATGGGATTCGGTTGCCTGCAGAAAAGAAGCGGAAGATCTCTCCAATTGTGTGGGATAGAGAAGAGAAGGATGTGAGGGTCTCATCTAAGAATAGAGTTGTACTGGTTGCTCCACTGCCGTCTCCTTGCCCGCCTGCACCCAGCTCGAGTGGTGTGGCATGTCATGATGTTTTGGATGTGGATGTTTCGAAGTGTGCTGTTTCAGGAGTTGAGATTCAGGGATTTGATGATTTGGCAGATAAGGCTGCTGTGGAAGATGGGTTGGTGGGTGAATTGAATTCTCAAACTGATTTGTCCTCTTCATTGCCTTCTGAGCAATCTGGGGATGACTGTAGACAAGAACATGTGGAAGAGGAAGAGTTTGTTGGAGCACGGAATATCTCAATGTCAAGGTGGGCTTCTGATGATGAAGCTTTGGATGACTCTAGGAGGTCGAGTCCTGAGAGTGGGGAGATTTGTACAGAACTCTCAGGAGAGGGTAGGGCTAGGTCATCTAGCTTTGATGGAGACAGTTGTTCTGTGGGACCTGTCAGTGGAAATGCTTATTGTGAGAGTGAGTTGTTAGATGCTGATTCGATGGGTATTGACGACAAACAAGATGAGAATGCTAGTGTTAATGGGTCAGATGCAGACTCAGAGGATGATGGTGATACCCATCATATTGAAGAGACTAGAGTCCCTATCCAAAGAAGCACAAACATGCTTCAGGGTTGTAGAAGCGTGTACGAGTTTGAATACCTTAAAAAGATAAATGAAGGCACTTATGGGGTTGTGTTTAAAGCCAAGGATAAGAAGACAGGGGAAATTGTGGCCTTGAAGAAGGTGAAGATGGGTGTAGAAAAGGGGGATGGTTTCCCTTTGTCATCATTGAGGGAAATAAACATTCTCATGTCTTTCAATCACCCTTCTGTTGTTGGTGTTAAAGAAGTTGTTATGGATGAGGATGACTTTGATAGTGTTTTCATGGTTATGGAGCACATGGAATCTGATGTCAAGGGTGTATTGGAGACGATGAAAGTCAAGAAACAGCTTTATTGTATGAGTGAAGTTAAATGCTTGATGCGGCAGCTGTTGGAGGGTGTCAAGTATCTTCATGACAATTGGGTGATTCATAGAGATTTGAAGACATCAAACCTTCTATTGAGCAATGAGGGTGAGTTGAAAATATGTGACTTCGGGCTGTCTCGCCAATACGGGAGCCCACTAAAGCCCTATACCCCTCTTGTGGTGACCCTCTGGTACAGGTAAGCTGCAgctatttagtttttatttgtgCCCACTGGCTAGCAGTCATGATGTTTTCTATAGTTTACTTTTATTGTATGCATGTCAGGAACTTCCATTGTCAACGTATGAAATTGTTTATATCCTTTTTCTCAACATCAAATAATTTATGTATTGTTTTCACTTTGCAGAGCACCTGAACTTCTGCTAGGTGCAAAGAAGTACTCAACAGCAATTGATATGTGGTCAGTGGGATGTATAATGGCTGAATTGGTAGCGCAGGAAGCACTTTTCAgagggaaaaatgaaattgatcAGCTTGGCAAGGTATTcctactttcttttcttttttcctttttccctgTTACATGTTTTACACTGCTTTTTTGAGTCATTTCAGTGATGCAATTGGTTAAAATGTTTGcagatttttcaaattcttgGCACACCAAATGATAATATTTGGCCTGGATTAACAAAATTGTCAGGAATTAGACCAAACATAAAGCAACCGTAAGTATATCTCTTTATGCATCTTAATCTTTAATTAAGTTGTGGCTTTCCTTTCTATTTATAATCCTCCAAGTGGCAGTGTTTCTCCAACCTTATGCCTTGGGTGGACCTGCTTACGATGTGTGGATCTTGTATATGAAATTTAGTTTTTCAgcatattttctctcttttagtAATGTAATTACTGAATTTGTTTCAGGTATAATCTGTTGCGGAAAAAGTTTCCTGCCAGATCCTTCATAGGATCTCCTGTTCTTTGTGATTCAGGATTTGACTTGTTGAACAAATTTTTAACTTACGACCCAGAGAAGGTATATCTATGTgcaaattaataaattagaaTTTGATTCCACATTCTGgaaattttatggttttttttttgttgttgataagtTAGGAATTTTATGGTCATGAAATTTATGAGTGCTTCCTTTTGTCTTTGCAGCGGATAACTGCAGAGGCCGCTCTTAAGCATGACTGGTTTAGCAATCTGGCAGCCTGATAATGCTTTAGAGCAAAGCTTTGTGCCACATCTTCTTCAGCAAACTTTATATCCACCTATTTGGTAAGCTTCTTCAAAAGTAACAGAGTCAGAATCCTTTAGAAGAGGAGTGAGAAAGGATTTGTGATGAGCGTTAGATGGTTCACTTGATCGAGAATGCAAGGCAGCCTGATAGCACTACAAAgcaatttttttagctttgtgCCTTACATTCTTTACCAAACTTTCTTATCTACCTAATTGTTAAgcatctgaaaaaaaaaaaaaaaagccaggATCCTTTAGAAGAGGAGTGAGAAAGGAGTTGTGACGAGAATTAGATGCTTCACCCGTTCAAGAATGGTGGATTGATGCATAATGGATTTGGCAGGTGTAGACTAACAActgacattttattttttgcaatgtACATCTTTCTTTGAAGACATTTTTCAGTTGAAACTTGTCTAAATATTTCAGGAATATATCTTTGTAAATGATGCAGCTCTGGCTGTAACTACTATTGATACAATGTCAATTTTATTCCTACTACTTCTTCCCTTTATTTATGCTGTATCACTTTGTTTGCTAGAGTTTATGGGTGTACAAGAGGGTGCTTTTTTGGCTAATGGGACCATGAGGCTGTTGTCTATGTTTTGTTAATGATTGTGTTGATCGACTTTCTTTGGTaagaatattatataatatagttGATAATAATCCTTGTGCCCTCATCCcttccaaaataaacaaaaaacttaagtaACTAGAAAATCAATTTTCAAGATTATTTGTAGCCTATGTGATtgatacaaatatttttatgtggTCTGTAAAGGTATCAGGGTGGCTTCGTAAGTTGTGACCTCAGATCTTGAAGTCTTGAAATCTAGTCAGTACACAGCTCAACTGGCTTCTATTTGAGATTTTCTTCCTTTCCATTGCAATTCATAACCCTCAAAAAATTCACACATGGTATGTTGATACGGAGGAATGTCTTGTTTTACCTTTGTCTTTGGCAAAGTATTGATTTTGCTCATTATATGTTGctaaactactttttttttttttaaaaaaaaaaaaaaaaaaaagaagtttataGATTTCTTCATTTACATGTTCTCTTTGTTATTTCCATCTTTTTTCCTCTCGTTTTTCCACTTACTTCGTTAATTCTTTATCATTATTTATGTTCTCTTCATTTATGACTTTTTTCTGCCTGTGTAAATTTATGAGTTAGGAATTATCACTTGCTGTGTTAACAGAGTGACCTTGCCCTTCAGTTGTACATTGGTAAGCAATTGGCTGGTATGTTCCAAACTTGCTCTTGTAGGAGTGCTGATGAGATACCTTCTGTTTCTACTAcatggtaggttattattagttattatgggtgggcaaaaaagtaatttcctTATGATAAAATGACACTGAGCTGCTAATAATCACCTGAAAATTCTGTTCTACTTTCTTTTGAAGTGAGATATTATTTGTTagatcattttaattttatctcaTATTGGATACTAAACGAGTTACTGAAGGTTCTTGATACTTATTAGctattcaaattgaaatagcTGACACTCTCCTTGCAAACACTAACCATTACATACAAATGCATGATCACAGTTTCTATTTacctattttatatttttactcatggaatgtatttagtttttcaATCTAGTTTTCTATCAAAGCAGTAAAGATGGTGGATGATGAGGTCCAATGTTTCTATGATAGTGAGATGATCAACGATGTTGAAATGTTGTTGTTGTAACGTTAGCAGTATGGATAAGATGCACGGTTTATTCAAAGttatgtgaattttaatttgtgtttattCAGTAATTTGATCCATAAAAATATGAATCTGCACTTCCTcatatttttgcaataaaataaactatttgtTATTCATTACCTGGTTTCTACAAGTGCATTTTGTCGGTTGTTAATTACTGATGTTGTAATTCTTCTTAGTAGCGGACAAACAAATAAACAGCTATGGGCCTTCAAATTATTCCATTGCATTCACCATTTTCCTCAAGTATAAGCTTTTACCGACTTACGCTTGTGCTCTGGTCCTAAGAATTAAATTAGTGGGCTCAATCAAGTagcctaatttttttaacaattcgATCAAAGCACATGATTTATCATATTTCTATGTATTGTCTGATACATATGATTTATGCATCATATGATTTGTGAGCATGATCAATACATAACAATGATAAGCTACTTTTTACCTTCAACCGATACATTACAGGATACGTATGATACAACTATGCGATACTAACAACTATGCTACATAACACGGTACATATGATACTAAAAATACTAAcaaatatgattattttttggtAGAAAGAATGGATGTTTTATTTGATTAAGTAGTAGTTACAAAAGTTGGTCAA is a genomic window containing:
- the LOC142631082 gene encoding cyclin-dependent kinase G-2-like; protein product: MAAGQVDVLRRDFYKHSKRQNDHYRNDPHGAGYGRGRDHGARRKNGYHYSSRTRDWGSRRDGFGSRIEERKVEDLSKGDKVAGYEDGIRLPAEKKRKISPIVWDREEKDVRVSSKNRVVLVAPLPSPCPPAPSSSGVACHDVLDVDVSKCAVSGVEIQGFDDLADKAAVEDGLVGELNSQTDLSSSLPSEQSGDDCRQEHVEEEEFVGARNISMSRWASDDEALDDSRRSSPESGEICTELSGEGRARSSSFDGDSCSVGPVSGNAYCESELLDADSMGIDDKQDENASVNGSDADSEDDGDTHHIEETRVPIQRSTNMLQGCRSVYEFEYLKKINEGTYGVVFKAKDKKTGEIVALKKVKMGVEKGDGFPLSSLREINILMSFNHPSVVGVKEVVMDEDDFDSVFMVMEHMESDVKGVLETMKVKKQLYCMSEVKCLMRQLLEGVKYLHDNWVIHRDLKTSNLLLSNEGELKICDFGLSRQYGSPLKPYTPLVVTLWYRAPELLLGAKKYSTAIDMWSVGCIMAELVAQEALFRGKNEIDQLGKIFQILGTPNDNIWPGLTKLSGIRPNIKQPYNLLRKKFPARSFIGSPVLCDSGFDLLNKFLTYDPEKRITAEAALKHDWFSNLAA